The following are encoded in a window of Pontiella desulfatans genomic DNA:
- a CDS encoding response regulator, with product MRVLLVEDAVSLRKPVVKALKASGFAVDETGDGEEGYWLASEHEYDVILLDIMLPGMDGHEILKKLRADGNETPVLFLTAKDTIEDRVAGLRLGADDYLVKSFAIEELIARVEALGRRRYQRSSPVMKVADLTLDSSAKTVVRGGTELKLPAQLFSLLEFLMARAGEVVSRAEIEEHIYDEQADPMSNVIDTAVCALRRALKTPESDAKLIHTRRGMGYVISEPEE from the coding sequence ATGCGAGTTTTATTGGTTGAAGATGCGGTTTCGTTGCGGAAGCCGGTGGTGAAGGCGCTCAAGGCCTCCGGCTTCGCCGTCGACGAGACCGGCGACGGCGAGGAGGGCTATTGGCTGGCGAGCGAGCACGAATACGATGTGATCCTGCTCGACATCATGCTGCCCGGCATGGACGGCCATGAAATCCTCAAGAAGCTCCGCGCCGACGGCAACGAAACGCCGGTGCTTTTCCTGACGGCGAAGGATACGATCGAAGACCGCGTGGCCGGTTTGCGGCTCGGCGCGGACGACTATCTGGTGAAATCGTTCGCGATCGAAGAGCTGATTGCACGGGTCGAGGCGCTTGGCCGGCGGCGCTACCAGCGCAGCAGCCCCGTCATGAAGGTGGCCGATCTCACGCTCGACTCCTCCGCAAAAACGGTCGTTCGTGGCGGAACCGAGCTGAAGCTGCCGGCGCAGCTCTTCTCGCTGCTGGAGTTCCTGATGGCGCGCGCGGGCGAAGTGGTTTCGCGGGCCGAAATCGAGGAACACATCTACGACGAGCAGGCCGATCCCATGAGCAACGTGATCGACACCGCGGTGTGCGCCCTGCGCCGCGCCCTTAAAACCCCGGAATCCGATGCCAAGCTCATCCACACGCGGCGCGGCATGGGCTACGTTATTTCGGAGCCGGAAGAATGA
- a CDS encoding SHD1 domain-containing protein, protein MKTTKTTITIAALAATFACSSVLAESRVWTDATGKTITAEQTGLLNDKVLLRLENGREINVSLETLSAEDRLLAMLNQPPKLEVKVAAKVSRSNSSLRDAGPASRYQVQEETVSVDARIRKSSSSAYEAELAAELYVIGEHENGYVVLDKTETAFTFTAGGGKEHVVSSKPITVENISGERFGAEYKGYLLVVTDSRGEVVEMKASNGTIEREAEAIIATHPVRRRDKGLDRLATLVDERHFRRL, encoded by the coding sequence ATGAAAACAACCAAGACCACCATCACCATCGCGGCACTGGCCGCCACGTTCGCTTGCTCCTCCGTCCTCGCGGAATCCCGCGTCTGGACGGACGCCACCGGGAAAACCATCACCGCCGAACAGACGGGCCTGCTGAACGACAAGGTTCTGCTGCGCCTCGAGAACGGCCGCGAGATTAACGTCTCGCTCGAGACCCTCAGCGCGGAAGACCGTCTGCTGGCGATGCTCAACCAGCCCCCGAAGCTGGAGGTGAAGGTGGCGGCGAAGGTGTCGCGCTCGAACTCCAGCCTGCGCGATGCGGGCCCTGCCAGCCGCTATCAGGTTCAGGAAGAAACCGTGAGCGTGGATGCCCGGATCCGCAAGAGCTCCTCCTCCGCCTATGAAGCCGAGCTGGCCGCGGAACTCTACGTGATCGGCGAACATGAAAATGGCTATGTGGTGCTCGACAAAACCGAAACGGCATTCACGTTCACCGCCGGGGGCGGCAAGGAGCACGTGGTTTCCTCGAAACCGATCACCGTCGAGAATATTTCCGGCGAGCGCTTCGGGGCGGAATACAAGGGCTATCTGCTGGTCGTCACGGATTCCCGCGGCGAGGTGGTTGAAATGAAGGCCAGCAATGGAACCATCGAACGCGAGGCCGAAGCGATCATTGCAACGCACCCGGTCCGTCGGCGCGACAAGGGGCTTGATCGCCTCGCCACGCTCGTGGACGAGCGCCACTTCCGCCGCCTCTAA
- a CDS encoding alkyl/aryl-sulfatase has protein sequence MKKNIITLACCIAASVSGADTPETTLLKKRSAEFRQDVVRVAENVYTFTGHSVQPVSMIIGEDGLVIVDTGMDVQSAQGVLAEMRKITPLPVKAIILTHGHGDHTGGLPVFASEGSPDIWARGNFGDEGHAFESAGLTITRKRGARQGGFLLPPEKRINNGVAQAYYPKRGGAVFGADKSVQPNKRLTEARKSIEVAGIQLDLVSLNGETQDALYVWYAGQRVLFAGDNFYKSWPNLYPIRGSAYRDVQAWANSVDMMLQENPDKLVPGHTRPITDKALVIEMLTNYRDAIRFVFDKTIEGMNKGLTPDELAETVKLPQKYAEKDYLKEYYGNVEWAVRSIFAGTLGWFDGNPTSLFSLPVKEEAERMAALAGGKDKLEQAAAQALENKDYQWTAQLCDHLIALDPAAAQPKLMKAAALEGLAPNLLTATGRNYYLTCAQELRKAAN, from the coding sequence ATGAAAAAGAATATCATTACACTCGCATGCTGCATTGCCGCTTCCGTTTCAGGGGCCGATACACCGGAAACGACTCTGCTTAAAAAACGATCCGCCGAGTTCCGCCAGGATGTCGTGCGGGTCGCCGAAAACGTCTACACCTTCACCGGCCACTCGGTGCAACCGGTCTCGATGATTATCGGGGAGGATGGACTCGTGATCGTCGATACGGGCATGGACGTTCAATCCGCCCAAGGTGTGTTGGCGGAAATGCGGAAGATCACCCCCCTACCGGTCAAGGCCATCATCCTGACGCATGGCCACGGCGACCATACCGGGGGTTTGCCCGTCTTTGCATCCGAAGGCTCGCCCGACATCTGGGCGCGCGGAAACTTTGGCGACGAAGGCCATGCCTTCGAATCCGCGGGCCTAACCATCACCCGCAAACGCGGTGCGCGGCAGGGGGGTTTCCTGCTTCCGCCGGAAAAGCGGATCAACAACGGCGTGGCGCAGGCCTACTATCCCAAGCGCGGCGGCGCGGTCTTCGGAGCGGACAAATCCGTACAACCGAACAAACGTCTGACGGAGGCGCGCAAATCCATCGAAGTTGCCGGAATCCAGCTCGATCTGGTTTCGCTCAACGGCGAAACGCAGGACGCGCTTTATGTTTGGTATGCCGGGCAGCGGGTGCTGTTTGCCGGCGACAACTTCTACAAATCCTGGCCGAACCTCTACCCGATCCGCGGCTCCGCCTATCGCGACGTGCAGGCCTGGGCCAACAGCGTGGACATGATGCTCCAGGAAAATCCCGACAAGCTCGTGCCCGGCCATACGCGGCCGATTACGGATAAAGCGCTCGTGATCGAAATGCTCACCAACTATCGCGATGCCATCCGCTTCGTGTTCGATAAAACCATCGAAGGCATGAACAAAGGGCTCACACCCGACGAGCTGGCGGAAACTGTGAAGCTTCCGCAAAAGTATGCAGAAAAGGATTATCTGAAGGAATACTACGGCAACGTCGAGTGGGCGGTGCGTTCCATCTTTGCGGGCACGCTTGGCTGGTTCGATGGTAACCCCACCTCCCTCTTTTCCTTGCCCGTCAAAGAAGAGGCCGAACGCATGGCCGCGCTCGCCGGAGGAAAGGACAAACTGGAACAGGCCGCCGCCCAGGCCTTGGAAAACAAAGATTACCAGTGGACGGCTCAGCTGTGTGATCACCTCATCGCGCTCGATCCCGCCGCCGCCCAACCCAAGCTGATGAAAGCCGCCGCGCTCGAGGGCCTCGCCCCCAACCTACTCACCGCCACCGGCCGCAACTATTACCTCACCTGCGCTCAGGAGCTGCGCAAGGCGGCGAACTGA
- a CDS encoding DUF3795 domain-containing protein produces MNTKKMTRKTFTCAALCGCAAAIAGCATNETARAKEDLGAYCGLHCGSCPMYTGGKCTGCKGPTETLSDHCKKCEMRPCAQAKGVKSFAECKGFPCAKTEAFHNSGKPMGKAAAANCKVIQESGYEKWLAAQSAK; encoded by the coding sequence ATGAATACGAAAAAGATGACCCGCAAGACCTTCACCTGCGCCGCACTCTGCGGATGCGCCGCCGCAATCGCCGGATGTGCAACGAACGAAACCGCCCGGGCCAAGGAAGACCTCGGTGCCTACTGCGGCCTTCACTGCGGCTCGTGCCCGATGTACACCGGCGGCAAGTGCACCGGCTGCAAGGGGCCGACCGAAACCCTCTCCGACCATTGCAAGAAGTGCGAAATGCGCCCCTGCGCCCAAGCCAAGGGCGTGAAATCGTTCGCCGAATGCAAGGGCTTCCCCTGCGCCAAGACCGAAGCCTTCCACAACTCCGGCAAGCCCATGGGCAAAGCGGCCGCCGCCAACTGCAAGGTCATCCAGGAATCCGGCTACGAAAAGTGGCTCGCCGCACAAAGCGCCAAATAA
- a CDS encoding MarR family winged helix-turn-helix transcriptional regulator, translated as MTTRNPINGIIGQVARIREQANLLIEQELRNVNIAGILPAHGSILYFLFQQNEPVAMKEIVEKVGRVKSTVTGMVNTLEHYGYIEKFPSAEDGRVILVQLTEKGLAIRPEIEAISAKLIDQTYGDMPQADRTKLADLLARILDNLTAK; from the coding sequence ATGACAACAAGGAACCCAATTAACGGAATCATTGGCCAGGTCGCCCGGATTCGGGAACAGGCCAATCTGCTGATTGAGCAGGAGCTGCGCAACGTGAACATAGCGGGCATCCTGCCCGCGCATGGTTCGATCCTCTATTTCCTGTTCCAGCAGAACGAACCGGTCGCCATGAAGGAGATCGTCGAAAAGGTCGGGCGGGTGAAGTCCACCGTCACCGGAATGGTCAACACGCTCGAGCACTACGGCTACATCGAAAAATTTCCGAGCGCGGAAGACGGACGGGTTATTCTCGTGCAGCTCACCGAAAAGGGGCTGGCGATTCGTCCCGAAATCGAGGCCATTTCGGCGAAGCTGATCGATCAAACCTATGGCGATATGCCGCAAGCCGACCGCACCAAGCTGGCGGATCTGCTCGCGCGGATTCTGGATAACCTGACGGCGAAATAA
- a CDS encoding SDR family NAD(P)-dependent oxidoreductase, whose protein sequence is MMKKILITGSTDGIGLETARMLADMGHQVLIHGRNPAKVEKLAAELGAESYVADLSDLTEVEALATAVAEKHETLDVLINNAGVFKVAEPVLGNGLDVRFVVNTVAPYLLTRKLLPMLGTSGRVVNLSSAAQAPVDLNALMGKTQLDDMGAYAQSKLAITMWSMEMAKELGTNGPAVIAVNPGSLLASKMVREGFGVTGSDLGIGVDILCRAALSDEFADASGKYYDNDSKRFANPQADALNPAMRKEVVRSIESLIH, encoded by the coding sequence ATCATGAAGAAGATACTGATCACAGGATCAACGGACGGCATCGGGTTGGAAACGGCCCGTATGCTCGCAGACATGGGGCATCAGGTTTTAATTCACGGACGCAATCCCGCCAAAGTGGAAAAGTTGGCAGCAGAACTCGGCGCCGAAAGCTACGTGGCCGACTTGTCAGATCTGACTGAAGTTGAAGCACTGGCAACGGCCGTGGCGGAGAAACACGAGACCCTCGATGTGCTGATTAACAATGCCGGGGTCTTCAAGGTTGCCGAGCCCGTCTTGGGGAATGGCCTGGACGTGCGGTTTGTGGTCAATACGGTGGCGCCGTATCTGCTGACCCGCAAGCTTCTCCCCATGCTTGGAACGTCCGGGCGGGTGGTGAATCTTTCATCGGCCGCCCAGGCCCCGGTCGACCTGAATGCATTGATGGGCAAAACACAGCTGGATGACATGGGTGCCTATGCCCAGAGCAAGCTGGCCATCACGATGTGGTCGATGGAAATGGCGAAGGAGTTAGGCACGAACGGCCCAGCGGTTATCGCCGTGAATCCCGGTTCGCTGCTGGCCAGCAAGATGGTCCGGGAAGGATTCGGTGTTACCGGTTCGGATCTGGGCATTGGTGTGGACATCCTCTGCCGAGCCGCGCTTTCGGACGAATTTGCCGATGCTTCGGGTAAATACTACGACAACGATTCCAAACGCTTCGCCAATCCGCAGGCGGATGCCCTCAACCCCGCCATGCGCAAGGAAGTCGTCCGCTCCATCGAATCGCTTATTCATTAG
- a CDS encoding DUF4437 domain-containing protein translates to MNPKNTISIVLLLAASSLVAGCTTISSDMAGNGNINVIQADDVEYTHLNPKRGDLAPKAGTLWGDRNGTEPTGFLLKPPSNFESPPHIHNVSYRGVVIQGVIHNDDPDAAEMWMPPGSFWTQPKGEVHITAAEGQTSLAYIEIEKGPYLVLPEEQHFDSGERPVNVDEQNIVWLSASDINWVDEDGAQMAFLWGDTQEGELNGTFIKLSAGFEGAITSRGSTFRAVLVKGALDYKGKDLLPGSGIEASGPAVLEIEADAESLIYVRTDAKYKIIPAK, encoded by the coding sequence ATGAATCCCAAGAATACGATATCAATAGTACTGCTTCTCGCGGCCAGCTCCCTGGTGGCGGGTTGCACAACCATATCGTCGGATATGGCCGGGAACGGGAATATAAACGTGATCCAGGCGGACGATGTTGAATATACCCATCTCAACCCCAAGCGCGGTGATCTCGCGCCAAAGGCGGGAACGCTGTGGGGTGATCGCAACGGCACCGAGCCGACCGGTTTTCTGCTGAAGCCGCCGAGCAATTTTGAGTCGCCCCCGCATATCCACAACGTTTCCTACCGCGGCGTCGTGATTCAGGGCGTGATTCACAATGATGATCCCGATGCGGCCGAAATGTGGATGCCGCCTGGCTCGTTCTGGACGCAGCCTAAGGGTGAAGTCCACATTACTGCAGCCGAAGGTCAAACCTCGCTGGCCTACATTGAAATTGAGAAAGGGCCTTACCTCGTGCTGCCGGAAGAGCAACATTTCGACAGCGGCGAACGTCCGGTCAACGTGGATGAACAGAACATTGTATGGCTGAGCGCATCCGACATTAACTGGGTGGATGAAGACGGCGCACAGATGGCCTTTCTCTGGGGAGACACACAGGAAGGGGAACTGAATGGAACCTTCATCAAGCTGTCCGCCGGATTTGAAGGTGCAATAACCAGCCGCGGTTCAACCTTCCGGGCCGTGCTCGTTAAAGGAGCGCTTGACTATAAAGGTAAGGATCTGCTTCCGGGCAGCGGGATCGAAGCCTCCGGGCCGGCCGTGCTGGAAATTGAAGCCGATGCCGAAAGCCTTATCTATGTGCGCACGGATGCCAAATACAAGATCATTCCGGCTAAGTAA
- a CDS encoding putative quinol monooxygenase codes for MALTIVATIKANADSVDLMKSELLKLAQITNAVDEGCINYHLHQDNEAPMLFVVYENWESPELLQKHVDSAHFQAFMAATEDATEEFTVNTLTQIG; via the coding sequence ATGGCACTGACCATCGTTGCAACAATCAAAGCGAATGCCGACAGCGTGGATCTCATGAAAAGCGAACTGCTGAAGCTGGCTCAAATAACCAACGCCGTAGACGAGGGCTGCATCAACTATCATCTGCACCAGGACAATGAAGCGCCGATGCTTTTTGTGGTTTACGAAAACTGGGAATCCCCGGAGCTGCTGCAGAAACATGTTGATTCGGCACACTTCCAGGCCTTCATGGCCGCAACGGAAGACGCAACCGAAGAGTTTACTGTGAACACACTGACCCAAATCGGATAG
- a CDS encoding nitroreductase family protein: MDAIEMIKERRSVRKFKAGAVDRNTMKEIIDLARWAPSWANTQIARYTLVDSPDVISKIAHEGVKGFSYNMKTLENAKGVCVLSHVTGKSGRLDPEKFDMEFANPEAWESFDAGIACQTFCLAAHARGVGTTIFGVIDKDTIPKLLNLPEDETVSALIVYGWPDESPKPTPRMEADEILRFV, from the coding sequence ATGGATGCCATTGAAATGATCAAGGAACGCCGCAGCGTTCGTAAATTCAAAGCAGGCGCGGTCGATCGAAACACCATGAAGGAGATCATCGATCTTGCCCGCTGGGCGCCGTCGTGGGCGAACACCCAGATTGCGCGCTACACGCTGGTCGATAGCCCCGACGTCATCAGTAAAATTGCCCACGAAGGGGTAAAGGGATTTTCCTACAACATGAAGACGCTGGAAAACGCCAAGGGCGTCTGTGTGCTCAGCCATGTGACCGGCAAAAGCGGACGGCTGGATCCAGAAAAGTTTGATATGGAGTTTGCCAACCCGGAAGCGTGGGAATCCTTCGATGCCGGCATCGCTTGCCAGACCTTCTGCCTGGCCGCACATGCCAGAGGCGTGGGTACCACCATCTTTGGCGTCATCGACAAGGACACTATTCCGAAACTCCTGAACCTGCCCGAAGACGAAACGGTTTCGGCCCTGATCGTCTATGGCTGGCCTGACGAAAGCCCGAAACCCACCCCGCGCATGGAAGCCGACGAAATCCTGCGCTTTGTTTAG
- a CDS encoding NADP-dependent oxidoreductase, with amino-acid sequence MKAYLLKEAGGVENLVLSEIEKPAIKADEVLVETKAISINPVDVKVRPHEAVLNMILGTEERPVILGWDISGTVAEVGADVTDFAVGDQVFGMVNFPGHGKAYAEYVASPASQLAQIPEGTTFEEAAATTLAALTALQVLTGRVKAGDRVLIHAGSGGVGHFAIQMAKNIGAHVITTSSAKNREFCMALGADEHIDYREQKFEEVLADIDFVLDGMGGQVLEDSLKVVKSGGKIVSLPTHTFPEELQAEADKLNVALEFVMVTSNGDDMNTLKGMLEAGILKPHVSVTFPFEQLADAHLQIESGRTVGKAIVTL; translated from the coding sequence ATGAAAGCATACCTGTTGAAGGAAGCCGGGGGTGTTGAAAACCTCGTTCTGAGCGAAATCGAAAAACCGGCCATCAAAGCCGATGAAGTTCTGGTTGAAACCAAAGCCATCAGCATCAATCCGGTCGACGTGAAAGTCCGCCCGCACGAAGCCGTGCTCAACATGATCCTCGGCACCGAAGAGCGCCCGGTTATCCTCGGCTGGGATATTTCCGGAACCGTGGCGGAAGTCGGCGCGGATGTCACCGACTTTGCGGTCGGCGACCAGGTGTTCGGGATGGTGAATTTTCCAGGGCATGGAAAAGCCTATGCGGAATATGTCGCCTCCCCCGCCAGCCAGCTCGCCCAGATTCCGGAAGGCACAACGTTTGAAGAAGCCGCGGCAACCACGCTGGCCGCCTTGACCGCCCTGCAGGTATTAACCGGTCGGGTGAAAGCGGGCGACCGGGTGCTGATCCATGCCGGTTCCGGCGGTGTCGGCCATTTCGCGATCCAGATGGCCAAGAATATCGGCGCACACGTGATCACTACCTCGTCCGCGAAGAACCGCGAGTTCTGCATGGCACTCGGTGCCGATGAGCACATCGACTACCGCGAACAAAAGTTTGAAGAGGTCTTGGCCGACATCGACTTCGTGCTCGACGGCATGGGCGGACAGGTACTGGAAGATTCCCTGAAGGTCGTTAAGTCCGGCGGCAAGATTGTTTCCCTGCCAACGCATACCTTCCCGGAAGAGCTGCAGGCCGAAGCCGATAAACTCAACGTTGCCCTCGAGTTTGTCATGGTTACTTCGAATGGCGACGACATGAATACGCTGAAAGGGATGCTCGAAGCAGGCATCCTCAAGCCGCATGTTTCCGTTACCTTCCCGTTTGAACAGCTGGCAGACGCCCACCTGCAAATCGAATCCGGCCGCACCGTCGGCAAGGCCATCGTCACCCTATAA
- a CDS encoding TetR/AcrR family transcriptional regulator, translating to MKEQTTKERILDAAEEIMLEKSFHSVGLKQILDAVNVPKGSFYHYFESKEQFGVEMLKHYMAEACALKRSLLIASEMEADPLVRLFNYLDGSVDFIANNPGKYPCLALKLASEVSDLSEGMRTEIVRGILQWIDIYQEVLDEAVTEKKLPGAIDTAAEAQLIQDHWSGAAQRSVISRNATPIRQTVEHIKTRIGNMAN from the coding sequence ATGAAGGAACAAACGACCAAAGAACGCATTCTTGATGCCGCCGAAGAGATCATGCTGGAAAAGAGCTTCCACTCGGTCGGCCTGAAACAGATCCTGGATGCCGTCAACGTGCCGAAGGGATCGTTCTACCACTATTTCGAATCCAAGGAGCAGTTTGGCGTCGAGATGCTGAAACATTACATGGCGGAAGCCTGCGCGCTGAAACGGTCGTTGCTGATTGCGAGCGAGATGGAGGCGGATCCGCTGGTGCGGTTGTTTAACTATCTGGACGGCAGCGTCGATTTCATTGCCAACAACCCCGGCAAATACCCCTGTCTGGCGCTTAAGCTGGCTTCGGAGGTTTCCGACCTCAGCGAAGGGATGCGCACGGAGATTGTTCGGGGAATCCTGCAATGGATCGATATCTACCAGGAGGTTCTCGATGAGGCGGTTACCGAAAAGAAACTTCCCGGCGCCATCGATACCGCAGCCGAAGCCCAGCTGATTCAGGATCATTGGTCCGGGGCCGCCCAGCGATCCGTCATCAGCCGGAATGCCACCCCAATTCGCCAGACGGTCGAGCACATCAAAACAAGGATCGGCAACATGGCCAACTAG
- a CDS encoding NUDIX hydrolase: MDSEAKHVEWARKVKAIAQIGLEYAADPYDRERYTELRALVAEMMAEASDVPFNQWLDLFEGETGYATPRVDVRGAVFRDGQVLLCRELDDGLWSLPGGWADVNDPPSAAVERELREETGYEVRCTKLAAVLDRDLHYNEDKRPIHTYKLMFLCEIIGEAGGLDHDIAEARFFPVGDLPPLSRARTLPEQVELMAKHHKNPELPTEFD, encoded by the coding sequence ATGGATTCGGAAGCAAAACACGTCGAATGGGCGCGCAAGGTCAAGGCCATCGCGCAGATCGGCCTCGAGTATGCCGCCGATCCCTACGATCGCGAACGCTACACCGAACTCCGTGCTTTGGTCGCCGAAATGATGGCCGAAGCCTCGGATGTCCCTTTCAACCAATGGCTGGATTTATTCGAGGGCGAAACCGGCTATGCCACCCCCCGCGTCGATGTTCGCGGCGCGGTTTTCCGGGATGGGCAGGTACTGCTCTGCCGGGAACTCGATGATGGATTATGGAGCCTCCCGGGCGGATGGGCCGACGTCAACGACCCGCCCTCGGCCGCCGTCGAGCGCGAGCTGCGCGAGGAAACCGGCTACGAAGTCCGCTGCACCAAGCTCGCCGCCGTGCTCGACCGCGACCTGCACTACAACGAAGACAAGCGCCCGATCCACACCTACAAACTGATGTTCCTCTGCGAAATCATCGGAGAGGCAGGGGGCTTGGATCACGACATTGCCGAAGCGCGCTTCTTCCCGGTTGGCGACCTGCCGCCGCTGTCCCGCGCCCGCACCCTGCCGGAACAAGTCGAGCTGATGGCCAAACACCACAAAAACCCGGAGCTCCCGACCGAATTCGACTAA
- a CDS encoding NFACT RNA binding domain-containing protein produces the protein MRGKEIQPDFWKYELPGGFEALAGKTDADNDLLSLRVASANDLWFHVHGMPGSHVILRHPDGEKPDNATIKQAAAIAAWHSKARTAGNVPVKYTEAKHVGKPRGAKPGTVTIKREKTTKVRPAIPGKASN, from the coding sequence ATGAGAGGAAAAGAAATACAGCCCGATTTCTGGAAATACGAACTGCCCGGCGGTTTCGAGGCGCTCGCCGGAAAAACCGACGCCGACAACGACCTGCTCAGCCTCAGGGTCGCCAGCGCCAACGACCTCTGGTTCCACGTCCACGGCATGCCCGGCAGCCACGTCATCCTGCGCCATCCCGACGGCGAAAAACCCGACAACGCCACCATCAAACAAGCCGCCGCCATTGCCGCCTGGCACTCCAAGGCCCGCACCGCCGGCAACGTCCCCGTCAAATACACCGAAGCCAAGCACGTTGGAAAACCACGCGGCGCCAAGCCCGGAACCGTCACCATCAAACGCGAAAAAACCACCAAGGTCCGCCCCGCCATCCCGGGAAAAGCGTCTAATTAG
- a CDS encoding gamma-glutamylcyclotransferase family protein — protein sequence MNLFAYGTLMWPEVLQAVMGRRLEGEPATLEGYTRLRVIGQHYPVIVVSLDDSVAGILYQGLTADEFGRLDAFEGEEYDRIGVCLGDAKAFAYVLSDDCRHIAAPEPWHPEQLTPGQLASFCSEYKGWSEV from the coding sequence ATGAATCTATTCGCTTATGGAACTTTGATGTGGCCGGAGGTGCTGCAGGCGGTGATGGGGCGACGGCTCGAAGGGGAGCCGGCGACGCTCGAGGGCTACACGCGGTTGCGCGTGATTGGCCAGCACTATCCAGTGATTGTCGTTTCGTTGGATGATTCGGTTGCGGGGATTCTCTACCAAGGTTTGACGGCGGACGAGTTCGGGCGCCTGGACGCGTTCGAGGGGGAGGAATATGACCGGATCGGGGTCTGCCTTGGAGACGCCAAAGCCTTTGCCTATGTGCTTTCCGACGATTGTAGGCACATTGCCGCCCCGGAGCCTTGGCACCCGGAGCAATTAACCCCTGGGCAACTGGCTTCCTTTTGCAGCGAGTACAAAGGCTGGAGCGAGGTTTGA